From Desulfuromonas soudanensis, the proteins below share one genomic window:
- a CDS encoding FAD binding domain-containing protein: protein MLPNFNYFRPDTLKEAIRELQSPGALLHSGGTDLLGCLHDGVLTAEKLISLTALTELSGIGSTSDGGRRLGALTTITALAANGDLDKNYPGLVQAAASVASPQLRNQGTLGGNLCQKPRCWYYRGEFDCLRKGGPKCYAVAGQNQFHCLLGGSQCYIVHPSDPAAALLALDARVEIAGPGGKRTVAVENFHVPPQKDPHRETFLEEGEIVTAVLLPPPQSGRRSSYRKVRARQSWDFAVAGVALALQINGDIVSDSRVVLSGAAPVPWRSKMAEEALRGRTLDSRSARAAAEAAMAEARPLAHNGYKVPLFKGLIEDELLKLAG from the coding sequence ATGCTGCCGAACTTCAATTATTTCCGGCCCGATACCCTCAAGGAGGCGATCCGCGAGCTGCAGTCCCCCGGCGCCCTCCTCCACTCCGGCGGCACCGACCTGCTCGGCTGCCTCCATGACGGCGTCCTTACCGCCGAAAAACTCATCAGCCTGACCGCCCTCACCGAGCTTTCCGGGATCGGCTCCACGAGCGACGGCGGCCGGCGCCTCGGCGCCCTGACGACGATCACCGCCCTGGCGGCAAACGGCGACCTGGATAAAAATTATCCCGGCCTGGTGCAGGCCGCCGCCTCTGTGGCCTCGCCGCAACTGCGCAACCAGGGGACGCTCGGCGGCAACCTCTGCCAGAAACCGCGCTGCTGGTACTACCGCGGCGAGTTCGACTGCCTGCGCAAGGGGGGCCCCAAATGCTACGCCGTCGCCGGCCAGAACCAGTTCCACTGCCTCCTCGGCGGCAGCCAATGCTACATCGTTCACCCCTCCGATCCGGCCGCAGCCCTCCTCGCCCTCGATGCCCGGGTGGAGATCGCTGGCCCCGGCGGAAAGCGAACGGTGGCCGTGGAGAATTTCCACGTCCCCCCGCAGAAGGATCCCCACCGCGAGACGTTTCTCGAAGAGGGGGAGATCGTCACCGCCGTTCTCCTTCCGCCCCCCCAATCCGGTAGGCGCAGCTCCTACCGCAAGGTGCGCGCCCGCCAGTCCTGGGACTTCGCCGTCGCCGGCGTCGCCCTGGCCCTGCAGATAAACGGCGACATCGTCAGTGACAGCCGGGTGGTCCTCTCCGGCGCCGCGCCGGTCCCCTGGCGCTCGAAAATGGCCGAAGAAGCCCTCCGGGGAAGGACGCTCGATTCCAGGAGCGCCCGGGCCGCCGCCGAGGCGGCCATGGCCGAGGCGCGGCCGCTGGCTCACAACGGCTACAAGGTGCCGCTCTTCAAGGGGCTCATCGAAGATGAATTGCTCAAACTCGCCGGATAG
- a CDS encoding (2Fe-2S)-binding protein has protein sequence MTKDHHDDECPCRQGVSRRGFLTTLGVGAAAVAVSGKVAVAAPAGAVAITGEEMTKIVLSINGRKQRLLVEPRWSLLHVLRDRLGLTAVKVGCERGECGACTVLIDDEPRYACMTLALEAQGKEITTLEGLMRGEELGATQQAFLETDAFQCGYCTPGQILAAEGLLRANPDPTPEEIAQGMSGNLCRCGAYTHIFAAVQQAAEAKRG, from the coding sequence ATGACCAAGGATCATCACGACGACGAATGCCCGTGCCGCCAAGGGGTCTCCCGCCGCGGTTTTCTCACGACCCTGGGGGTCGGTGCGGCGGCGGTGGCGGTCTCAGGGAAAGTCGCCGTTGCTGCGCCAGCCGGAGCCGTCGCAATCACCGGCGAGGAGATGACCAAAATCGTCCTCAGCATCAACGGCCGCAAGCAGCGCCTCCTCGTCGAACCGCGGTGGAGCCTCCTCCACGTGCTGCGCGACCGGCTCGGCCTCACCGCCGTGAAGGTCGGCTGCGAGCGGGGAGAATGCGGCGCCTGTACCGTCCTCATCGACGACGAACCGCGCTACGCCTGCATGACCCTGGCGCTGGAGGCGCAGGGGAAGGAGATCACCACCCTCGAAGGGCTGATGAGGGGGGAGGAGCTCGGCGCCACCCAGCAGGCTTTTTTAGAGACGGACGCCTTTCAGTGCGGCTACTGCACCCCCGGGCAGATCCTGGCGGCCGAAGGGCTGCTGCGGGCCAATCCCGACCCGACGCCAGAGGAGATCGCCCAGGGTATGAGCGGCAACCTCTGCCGCTGCGGCGCCTATACCCATATCTTCGCCGCCGTGCAGCAGGCGGCCGAAGCGAAGAGAGGATAA
- a CDS encoding dihydroorotate dehydrogenase-like protein, producing the protein MTDLSTTYMGLHLSNPIVVASSGLTTNLKGVKKCAEAGAGAIVLKSLFEEQIAAETRALGRYADFVDHGEAAEYLASYGMALGPRDYLRLVREAKQEVEVPIIASLNCVTDGRWGDYARQLEGAGADAIELNVALMPTDPHQEGAEVEEIYFRILHEVKSRVGVPVALKIGPHFTALARVAERLTRDRVEGADFSVGWCGGATGGGRVVWRGADALVLFNRFLRLDIDLETLKLVAGNPYSSPEESHTTLRWISLLAGRIDGDLAAATGIHDGLDIARQILAGATTVQVCSTLYLHGFGQIGRMRGELEEWMDGHGFAALGDFRGRLSQARSERPHSYERLQYLKLFGGGG; encoded by the coding sequence ATGACTGATCTTTCCACCACCTATATGGGCCTGCATCTCTCCAACCCGATCGTGGTCGCCAGCAGCGGCCTGACCACCAACCTCAAGGGTGTGAAGAAATGCGCCGAGGCCGGAGCCGGGGCCATCGTCCTCAAGTCGCTCTTCGAGGAACAGATCGCCGCCGAAACAAGGGCTCTGGGACGCTATGCCGATTTCGTGGATCACGGCGAAGCCGCCGAATATCTGGCCAGCTACGGCATGGCGCTCGGTCCCCGGGATTATCTGCGCCTGGTGAGGGAGGCCAAACAGGAGGTGGAGGTCCCGATTATCGCCAGTCTCAACTGCGTCACCGACGGTCGCTGGGGGGACTACGCCCGGCAGCTGGAAGGAGCCGGAGCCGACGCCATCGAACTCAATGTCGCCCTGATGCCCACCGACCCGCACCAGGAGGGAGCGGAGGTCGAAGAGATCTATTTCCGCATTCTCCATGAGGTCAAGAGCCGGGTCGGTGTGCCTGTGGCCCTCAAGATCGGTCCCCACTTCACCGCACTGGCCCGGGTGGCCGAACGCCTGACCCGCGACCGGGTGGAGGGGGCCGATTTTTCCGTCGGCTGGTGCGGCGGCGCCACGGGCGGGGGTCGGGTCGTCTGGCGGGGCGCCGATGCCCTGGTCCTTTTCAACCGCTTTTTGCGCCTCGATATCGATCTAGAGACCCTGAAACTTGTCGCCGGCAATCCCTACAGCTCCCCGGAGGAGAGCCACACCACCCTGCGCTGGATCTCCCTGCTGGCCGGGAGGATCGACGGCGATCTCGCCGCCGCCACCGGGATTCACGACGGCTTGGACATCGCCCGGCAGATCCTCGCCGGCGCGACGACGGTTCAGGTCTGCTCCACCCTCTATCTCCACGGATTTGGACAGATCGGCCGGATGCGCGGCGAGCTGGAGGAGTGGATGGACGGTCACGGCTTTGCCGCCCTCGGCGATTTTCGCGGGCGCCTCAGCCAGGCCCGGAGCGAGCGGCCGCACAGCTACGAACGCCTGCAGTACCTCAAGCTCTTCGGCGGCGGCGGATAG
- the amrA gene encoding AmmeMemoRadiSam system protein A has product MDKELNAREKAVLLAIARTAIDSWVCSQQPYIEPREEKALNRRNGCFVTIKEQGRLRGCIGNFSSELPLFREVSEMAVASATKDPRFYPLKEEDLGEISLEISVLSPLHKIEDIGEIEVGRHGIYLEKGYYRGVLLPQVATEHGWDRETFLNQTCVKAGLPTEAWRAEDAEIYIFSAQVFGEQDLPEEEALANGG; this is encoded by the coding sequence GTGGACAAAGAGTTGAACGCCAGGGAAAAAGCCGTACTCCTTGCCATCGCCCGCACGGCCATCGACAGCTGGGTCTGCAGCCAGCAGCCCTACATCGAACCCCGGGAAGAAAAGGCGCTCAACAGGCGCAACGGGTGCTTTGTCACCATCAAGGAACAGGGACGTCTGCGCGGCTGCATCGGCAACTTCTCCTCCGAACTCCCCCTGTTCCGGGAGGTCTCCGAGATGGCCGTCGCCTCGGCGACCAAGGATCCGCGCTTCTACCCGCTCAAGGAAGAGGATCTCGGCGAAATTTCCCTGGAAATCTCCGTCCTCTCGCCTCTGCACAAGATCGAGGACATCGGCGAGATCGAGGTCGGCCGCCACGGCATTTATCTCGAGAAGGGGTACTACCGCGGCGTCCTCCTCCCCCAGGTGGCAACCGAACACGGCTGGGACCGCGAGACCTTTCTCAACCAGACCTGCGTCAAGGCCGGACTCCCCACCGAAGCCTGGCGGGCCGAGGATGCCGAGATCTACATCTTCAGCGCCCAGGTATTCGGCGAACAGGATCTCCCCGAAGAAGAAGCCCTGGCCAACGGGGGCTGA
- a CDS encoding c-type cytochrome produces MKRMTLWIVAAAALTLTATGALASDEKKEHLGMMGGNQGMKAMAAPSAETLATGKAIYEKTCAVCHDTGVAGAPKLGDKTAWAPHIEEGIDHVVEAAIKGEGAMPPRGGDPSLSDAEVRATVSYMLEQAR; encoded by the coding sequence ATGAAAAGAATGACGCTGTGGATCGTCGCGGCCGCGGCACTGACCCTGACGGCAACCGGGGCGCTTGCTTCCGACGAAAAAAAAGAACATCTGGGAATGATGGGCGGCAACCAGGGAATGAAGGCGATGGCTGCGCCGTCGGCGGAGACCCTGGCCACCGGCAAGGCGATCTACGAGAAGACCTGCGCCGTCTGCCACGACACCGGTGTCGCCGGGGCCCCCAAGCTCGGGGACAAGACCGCCTGGGCCCCGCATATTGAGGAAGGGATCGATCACGTCGTCGAGGCGGCCATCAAGGGGGAAGGCGCCATGCCCCCCCGGGGCGGTGATCCGTCTCTCAGCGACGCCGAGGTGCGGGCGACGGTGAGTTACATGCTCGAACAGGCGCGCTGA
- a CDS encoding DUF3014 domain-containing protein, translating into MKPSTLSMILLALCIIAAAIFFRWPQPPPEPLPPLVQVQPVPERRAEPAILHPLPLPDIVEPPLPSLAESDPYLQELLARNIETPKLLGLLIPRDFIPRLVLIVDTLPQRTIPLQHLPLKAPEGTFLTLTTAEGLTIAPANAARYAPYVALAEAIPAETLASLYRRLYPLFQQAYEEMGYSRRYFNDRLVEVIDHLLATPDPAAPLLLEPRIRRVIYADPSFEALSAGQKILLRMGDENRRRVVKVLRDFRAAIVLQGPQ; encoded by the coding sequence ATGAAGCCGTCGACCCTGAGCATGATCCTGCTGGCCCTGTGCATCATCGCGGCGGCGATCTTCTTCCGCTGGCCGCAGCCCCCGCCCGAGCCCCTTCCGCCCCTGGTGCAGGTCCAACCGGTACCCGAGAGACGGGCCGAGCCGGCGATCCTCCATCCCCTCCCCCTGCCGGACATCGTCGAGCCCCCCCTCCCCTCCCTGGCCGAAAGCGATCCCTACCTGCAGGAACTCCTGGCCCGGAACATCGAGACCCCCAAACTCCTGGGGCTCCTGATCCCGCGGGATTTCATCCCCCGCCTGGTGTTGATCGTCGACACCCTTCCGCAGCGCACAATCCCCCTCCAGCACCTCCCCCTGAAGGCGCCGGAAGGGACCTTTTTGACCCTCACCACCGCCGAGGGGTTGACGATCGCTCCGGCCAACGCCGCTCGCTACGCTCCCTACGTGGCTCTGGCCGAGGCCATCCCCGCCGAAACCCTCGCCTCCCTCTACCGCCGCCTCTACCCCCTCTTTCAGCAGGCCTACGAAGAGATGGGGTATTCGCGGCGCTACTTCAACGACCGCCTGGTGGAGGTCATCGACCACCTCCTGGCCACCCCGGACCCCGCCGCACCCCTCCTCCTCGAACCCCGCATACGCCGCGTCATCTACGCCGACCCGTCCTTCGAGGCCCTGTCCGCCGGACAGAAGATCCTGCTGCGCATGGGAGACGAAAACCGCCGTCGGGTTGTCAAGGTCCTGAGGGATTTCCGGGCCGCCATCGTCCTCCAGGGTCCCCAATAA
- a CDS encoding NADH:flavin oxidoreductase has protein sequence MARSLTDTVDINGKITLPNRLVRSATWEGMCDESGAPGPRLEDFYRALVRGGIGLIITGYTFVRRDGKQLPGKMGIDTDALLPALQSLTHAVHQEGGMIFCQLVHAGGQSSAATIGTTPIAPSAVSFPAYPGMPRAMTVAEIAEVVAAFAAGARRAQEAGFDGVQLHGAHGYLINQFLSPLTNRRQDEYGGSLDNRLRFLCEVCSAVRQAVGPAYPVTIKLTASDNLPEGFTVEEALEAARRIEALGIDAIEISSGTAASGKLSPVRQGIDSEEQEGYNAPFARAFTQSLQIPVMVVGGFRSYSATRELLWEGCADLFALSRPLIREPDLPRRWLEDEGYRSTCISCNGCFKPGLKEGGIRCVIAGIAAENRTVPV, from the coding sequence ATGGCCCGCTCTCTGACCGACACCGTCGACATCAACGGCAAGATTACCCTCCCCAACCGCCTGGTGCGCAGCGCCACCTGGGAAGGGATGTGCGACGAAAGCGGCGCTCCCGGACCCCGTCTCGAGGATTTCTATCGCGCCCTGGTGCGCGGCGGTATCGGCCTGATCATAACCGGCTACACCTTCGTCCGCCGGGACGGCAAGCAGCTCCCCGGCAAGATGGGGATCGACACCGACGCTCTCCTCCCGGCACTGCAGAGCCTGACCCATGCCGTCCATCAGGAGGGGGGGATGATCTTCTGCCAGCTGGTGCATGCCGGCGGACAGTCGTCGGCAGCGACCATCGGCACCACGCCCATCGCCCCATCGGCCGTCTCCTTCCCCGCCTACCCCGGGATGCCGCGGGCGATGACCGTCGCCGAGATCGCCGAAGTCGTCGCCGCCTTTGCCGCCGGAGCCCGCCGCGCCCAGGAAGCGGGATTCGACGGGGTGCAGCTCCACGGCGCCCACGGCTACCTCATCAACCAGTTCCTTTCCCCCCTCACCAACCGGCGCCAGGACGAGTACGGCGGCTCCCTCGACAATCGGCTGCGCTTTCTCTGCGAGGTCTGCAGCGCGGTGCGCCAGGCCGTAGGACCCGCCTATCCGGTGACCATCAAACTCACCGCCAGCGACAACCTCCCCGAAGGCTTTACTGTCGAGGAGGCCCTGGAGGCCGCCCGGCGCATCGAGGCCCTCGGCATCGACGCCATCGAGATCAGCTCCGGCACCGCCGCTTCCGGCAAGCTCTCCCCGGTACGCCAGGGGATCGACAGCGAGGAACAGGAGGGGTACAACGCCCCCTTCGCCCGCGCCTTCACCCAGTCCCTGCAGATCCCGGTCATGGTGGTCGGCGGTTTCCGCTCCTACTCCGCCACCCGGGAGCTTCTCTGGGAGGGGTGTGCCGACCTCTTCGCGCTCTCTCGGCCGCTGATTCGCGAGCCCGACCTGCCGCGGCGCTGGCTGGAGGACGAAGGCTACCGCTCCACCTGCATCTCCTGCAACGGCTGTTTCAAGCCGGGGCTCAAGGAGGGAGGGATCCGCTGCGTCATCGCCGGCATCGCGGCCGAAAACCGCACCGTCCCCGTCTGA
- a CDS encoding RT0821/Lpp0805 family surface protein: MKQKGIVWTLLLLVLVWGTAVEAQNLGALAVPERQAMSDTLQYALENNPSNQGADWVNPDTGRSGAVVPTRTFSGPDGEPCREFISTIIIAGREEQGYGRACRQPDGTWQIVSDSGGGALSPPPPARVYVYTPPERYYYYPSGFYAPYNIFLSFGLVYRHGHLYPGSYYLDGWQFRTRYPHHFRSRIYRSPLRHDDWWRGRGDYRGRDRHDFRDDRRRDDRRDRGRDWDRDRDRDRGHR; encoded by the coding sequence ATGAAACAAAAGGGAATCGTGTGGACGCTGCTCCTCCTGGTCCTGGTTTGGGGGACGGCGGTGGAGGCGCAGAATCTCGGGGCCCTGGCGGTACCGGAGCGCCAGGCGATGTCCGATACCCTGCAGTATGCCCTGGAAAACAACCCCAGCAACCAGGGAGCCGACTGGGTCAACCCCGACACCGGGCGCTCCGGGGCGGTGGTGCCGACCCGGACCTTTTCCGGTCCGGACGGCGAGCCGTGCCGGGAATTTATCAGCACCATCATCATCGCCGGCCGGGAAGAGCAGGGGTACGGAAGGGCCTGCCGTCAGCCGGACGGCACCTGGCAGATCGTCTCCGACTCCGGCGGCGGGGCGCTGAGCCCCCCGCCGCCGGCCCGGGTCTACGTCTACACGCCGCCGGAGCGCTACTATTACTACCCCTCGGGGTTTTACGCGCCCTACAACATCTTTTTGAGTTTCGGTCTCGTCTACCGCCACGGCCACCTCTATCCGGGAAGCTACTATCTTGACGGCTGGCAGTTCCGCACCCGCTATCCCCACCATTTTCGCAGCCGGATTTACCGCTCGCCGCTCCGCCACGACGACTGGTGGCGGGGGCGCGGGGATTATCGCGGGCGGGATCGTCACGATTTCCGCGACGACCGCCGGCGCGACGACCGTCGGGACCGGGGCCGAGATTGGGACAGGGACAGGGACAGGGACAGGGGGCATCGATGA
- a CDS encoding xanthine dehydrogenase family protein molybdopterin-binding subunit, protein MAEEQKDLYYTRDIPVPETPPAGSDPAPWDKTTIVGTRRSRVDGYERVSGTALYPSDLALPQMLYGAIVRSPYPHCRVRSVDTAAAERLPGVRAVLTDASPEAQVRWEWSRGYEKRLFDPHCRFEGETVAAVAADTPQQARDAATAIVVTYDVLPFVVTLDEAAADKAEKVHDQGNRAKHDTYSRGDMEKGFAAADAVRKRSYSTAAELHTPLELHGCLANWDGESLTIWESTQGVFAVQSKVAATLGLPLSRVRVIGSYLGGGFGSKLTPGKYTIIAALLAKKAARPVKLFLSREETFLAVGNRPPAQMTIKGGVKKDGTLTALEFTGIGTGGAFPAGGTALLDWLVRDLYLCPNVACETTDLFIHGGPARPFRAPGHPQCSWALEQMMDELAEAISMDPVELRLKNIPTVSQGRGGVPYTSTGLEACIRSGAKIFDWSKARKKAEEESAGSHLKRGVGMGSCVWYVGGGGPPSTVILKLFADGSVNLNMGASDIGTGTKTIMAMVAAEELGIRPELIQIENADTGTTSYATPSGGSKTVPTEAPTVRAAAVELKRQLLQWAAEDLGEPVEDLRFEGSRIVSKASGKEIGTTAVSRLKKRGLAVGIGHRGPNPDGKSVNPFAAQFCEVEVNTRTGEVRVLRFVGTNESGRVMNRLTFDNQVFGGIVMGIGLGMTEFRQFDVGQTGKVLNKNWHDYKLPTALDVPLQMISEPVEMPDAEANSAGAKGLGEPVTIPTAGAIANAVYHATGVRITESPLNPLQVMRALSAAQKEA, encoded by the coding sequence ATGGCCGAAGAGCAGAAGGACCTCTATTACACCCGGGACATCCCCGTCCCCGAAACCCCGCCGGCGGGGAGCGACCCCGCCCCCTGGGACAAAACCACCATCGTCGGCACCCGCAGGAGCCGGGTCGACGGCTACGAGCGGGTCAGCGGCACCGCCCTCTACCCCTCCGATCTGGCGCTGCCGCAGATGCTCTACGGCGCCATCGTTCGCTCTCCTTACCCCCATTGCCGGGTCAGGAGCGTCGACACCGCCGCCGCCGAGAGGCTGCCGGGGGTGCGGGCCGTTCTCACCGACGCCTCCCCGGAGGCGCAGGTGCGCTGGGAGTGGTCCAGGGGGTACGAGAAGCGCCTCTTCGATCCCCATTGCCGTTTCGAAGGAGAGACGGTGGCCGCCGTCGCCGCCGACACCCCACAGCAGGCCAGAGACGCCGCCACCGCCATCGTCGTCACCTACGACGTCCTCCCCTTTGTGGTGACGCTGGACGAGGCGGCCGCCGACAAGGCCGAAAAGGTCCACGACCAGGGGAACCGGGCCAAGCACGACACCTATTCCCGCGGCGATATGGAGAAGGGGTTTGCCGCCGCCGATGCAGTCCGAAAGCGGTCCTACAGCACCGCCGCCGAGCTCCACACGCCGCTGGAGCTCCACGGCTGCCTCGCCAACTGGGACGGTGAGAGCCTGACGATCTGGGAGTCGACTCAGGGGGTCTTCGCCGTGCAGAGCAAGGTCGCCGCCACCCTCGGCCTCCCCCTGTCGCGGGTGCGGGTCATCGGTTCCTACCTCGGCGGCGGCTTCGGAAGCAAGCTCACCCCGGGGAAGTACACCATCATCGCCGCGCTGCTCGCGAAAAAGGCCGCCCGGCCGGTCAAACTCTTTTTAAGCCGCGAGGAGACGTTCCTGGCGGTGGGGAATCGACCGCCGGCGCAGATGACGATCAAGGGCGGGGTCAAAAAGGACGGCACCCTCACGGCCCTCGAGTTCACCGGGATCGGCACAGGCGGCGCCTTCCCTGCCGGCGGCACCGCCCTCCTCGACTGGCTGGTGCGCGATCTCTACCTCTGCCCCAACGTCGCCTGCGAGACGACCGACCTCTTCATCCACGGCGGCCCCGCCCGCCCCTTCCGCGCTCCCGGCCATCCCCAGTGTTCCTGGGCTCTCGAGCAGATGATGGACGAACTCGCCGAGGCGATATCCATGGATCCGGTGGAACTGCGTCTGAAGAACATTCCGACGGTCAGCCAGGGGCGCGGCGGCGTCCCCTACACCAGTACCGGGCTCGAGGCGTGCATCCGCTCGGGAGCGAAGATCTTCGACTGGTCGAAGGCGCGCAAAAAGGCCGAGGAGGAGAGCGCCGGGAGTCATCTCAAGCGCGGCGTCGGCATGGGGAGCTGCGTCTGGTACGTCGGCGGCGGCGGTCCCCCCTCAACGGTAATCCTCAAGCTCTTTGCCGACGGCAGCGTCAACCTCAACATGGGGGCCTCGGATATCGGCACCGGCACCAAGACGATCATGGCCATGGTGGCCGCCGAGGAGCTGGGAATCAGGCCGGAGTTGATCCAGATCGAGAACGCCGACACCGGCACCACCTCCTACGCCACCCCCAGCGGCGGCAGCAAGACCGTCCCGACCGAGGCGCCGACGGTGCGGGCGGCCGCCGTCGAGCTCAAGCGCCAACTCCTGCAGTGGGCGGCGGAGGACCTCGGCGAGCCCGTCGAGGACCTGCGCTTCGAGGGGAGCCGCATCGTCTCGAAGGCCTCCGGCAAGGAGATCGGAACCACTGCCGTCTCCCGCCTCAAGAAACGCGGTCTGGCGGTCGGCATCGGCCATCGCGGACCCAATCCCGACGGCAAATCGGTGAACCCCTTTGCCGCCCAGTTCTGCGAAGTCGAGGTCAACACCCGCACCGGCGAGGTGCGGGTGCTGCGCTTTGTCGGTACCAACGAAAGCGGCCGGGTGATGAACCGCCTGACCTTCGACAACCAGGTCTTCGGCGGCATCGTCATGGGGATCGGCCTGGGGATGACCGAGTTCCGCCAGTTCGACGTCGGCCAGACCGGCAAGGTCCTCAACAAGAACTGGCACGACTACAAGCTGCCGACGGCTCTCGACGTGCCGCTGCAGATGATCTCTGAGCCGGTCGAGATGCCCGACGCCGAAGCCAACAGCGCCGGCGCCAAGGGGCTCGGCGAGCCGGTGACCATCCCCACCGCCGGGGCGATCGCCAACGCCGTCTACCACGCCACCGGGGTGCGGATCACCGAGAGCCCCCTCAACCCCCTGCAGGTCATGAGGGCCCTTTCCGCCGCGCAAAAGGAGGCCTGA
- the typA gene encoding translational GTPase TypA, producing MSANIRNIAIIAHVDHGKTTLVDAMLRQSGVFRDNQAITERVMDSNDLEKERGITILSKNLSIHHGGLKINIVDTPGHADFGGEVERVLKMVDSVLLLVDAFDGPMPQTRFVLKKSLDLGIKPIVVINKIDRPGARAEEVVNMVFDLFCELTTDEGQLDFPIVYASAKSGYAKRHLADESNDLEPLFEMIAERVAPPVANPDAPFQMLVSSIAYNDYLGRIATGRIANGRVKAGETIAHIDKDGKITRGRISKLLGYEGLAQIEIPDSVAGDIVSIAGFETVSIGETLASATEPVALPYLAIDQPTLSMNFMVSDSPFAGKEGKYVTSRNIRDRLTKELRTNVSLRVEDTDNTDTFKVSGRGELHLSILIENMRREGFELSVSKPEVIFQEIDGVRCEPMEYLVIDVPEEYQGTVIEKLGTRKAEMVSMQPMNGVNRLEFVIPARGLIGFRTEFLTDTRGTGVMNHTFHEYSPYKGPIAGRKNGVLISVDSGETVGYSLFNLQDRGILFLSAGTPVYEGMIVGQHAKDNDLVVNACRGKKLTNVRSSGTDDSTKCSPPTILSLEQALEYIADDELVEVTPKSIRLRKRYLDANERKKHEKKSK from the coding sequence ATGTCAGCAAACATTCGTAACATCGCCATTATCGCCCACGTCGACCACGGCAAGACCACCCTCGTCGACGCTATGCTCAGACAATCCGGAGTCTTCCGTGACAATCAGGCCATCACCGAGCGGGTGATGGACAGCAACGACCTCGAGAAGGAACGGGGGATCACCATCCTCTCCAAAAACCTCTCCATTCACCACGGAGGGCTGAAGATCAACATCGTCGACACCCCCGGTCACGCCGACTTCGGCGGCGAGGTGGAGCGGGTTCTGAAGATGGTCGACTCGGTGCTCCTCCTCGTCGACGCCTTCGACGGCCCCATGCCCCAGACCCGCTTCGTTCTCAAGAAGTCCCTTGACCTCGGCATCAAGCCGATCGTGGTCATCAACAAGATCGACCGCCCCGGCGCCCGTGCCGAAGAAGTGGTGAACATGGTCTTCGACCTCTTCTGCGAACTCACCACCGACGAAGGGCAGCTCGACTTCCCCATCGTCTACGCCAGCGCCAAGAGCGGTTACGCCAAGCGCCACCTCGCCGACGAATCGAATGACCTCGAGCCGCTCTTCGAGATGATCGCCGAACGCGTGGCGCCCCCCGTGGCCAACCCCGATGCCCCCTTCCAGATGCTCGTTTCCAGTATCGCCTACAACGACTACCTCGGCCGCATCGCCACCGGACGCATCGCCAACGGCCGCGTCAAGGCCGGCGAAACCATCGCCCACATCGACAAGGATGGCAAGATCACCCGGGGGCGCATCAGCAAACTCCTCGGCTACGAAGGATTGGCCCAGATCGAAATCCCCGACTCGGTCGCCGGCGACATCGTCAGCATCGCCGGCTTCGAGACCGTCAGCATCGGCGAGACCCTGGCCAGCGCCACCGAGCCGGTGGCCCTCCCCTACCTCGCCATCGACCAGCCGACCCTTTCGATGAACTTCATGGTCAGCGACTCCCCCTTCGCAGGCAAGGAAGGGAAGTACGTCACCTCCCGCAACATCCGCGACCGCCTGACCAAGGAGCTGCGGACCAACGTCTCCCTGCGCGTCGAGGACACGGACAATACCGATACCTTCAAGGTCTCCGGGCGCGGCGAACTGCACCTGTCGATTCTCATCGAGAACATGCGCCGCGAAGGCTTCGAACTCTCCGTCTCGAAACCCGAGGTCATCTTCCAGGAGATCGACGGCGTCCGTTGCGAGCCGATGGAATATCTGGTGATCGACGTCCCCGAGGAATACCAGGGGACGGTCATCGAGAAACTCGGCACCCGCAAGGCCGAGATGGTCTCCATGCAGCCGATGAACGGCGTCAACCGCCTCGAGTTCGTCATCCCGGCCCGGGGGCTCATCGGTTTCCGCACCGAATTCCTCACCGACACCCGGGGCACCGGCGTCATGAACCACACCTTCCACGAGTACTCCCCCTACAAGGGCCCCATCGCCGGGCGGAAGAACGGCGTCCTGATCTCCGTCGACAGCGGCGAGACGGTCGGCTACTCCCTCTTCAACCTCCAGGATCGCGGCATCCTCTTCCTCAGTGCCGGCACCCCCGTCTATGAGGGGATGATTGTCGGCCAGCACGCCAAGGACAACGACCTGGTGGTCAACGCCTGCCGCGGCAAGAAGTTGACCAACGTCCGCTCCTCGGGAACCGACGATTCGACGAAGTGTTCGCCGCCGACCATCCTCTCCCTGGAGCAGGCCCTCGAGTATATCGCCGATGACGAACTGGTCGAAGTCACCCCCAAATCGATCCGGCTGCGCAAACGCTACCTCGACGCCAACGAGCGCAAGAAGCACGAGAAGAAAAGCAAGTAA